One Poecilia reticulata strain Guanapo linkage group LG4, Guppy_female_1.0+MT, whole genome shotgun sequence genomic window carries:
- the faah gene encoding fatty-acid amide hydrolase 1 isoform X1, giving the protein METLKDLVKGVKVDSPTAVLLTTAACGVGALLMVVRTVSGHRAVKDKIQRARSRRTESLQRAEQEVLRYKQSHPSCDSAAILSLSLSELTKHLREGSLCPEDVFYSYMQKTLAVHKELNCCTEILLESFDQLRTIGSNKDGLLYGVPISIKDNVSYKNYDCTCGIIMNLSQPAAKDSVIVEVLKKQGAIPFTKTNLPQALLNYDCSNPIFGQTVNPYNHQKTSGGSSGGEGALIGGGGSILGIGSDIGGSIRIPASFCGICGFKPTTGRLSSQGIIPIYRGQKCVLSAPGPLARDVDSLALCMQALLCDHMFSLDPTVPPLPFNLQTYQSSKPLRIGYFEHDGYTQPPPSMIRGLREVKALLEQAGHTVVPYEPLRVSHAVNELIIKGVFSDGAATLLQKLKGGPLDPCLKPQVVLYSIPNWLKRILGFLLTPFSTRVPPVLSALCGVSSAPEVWKQHAAVEDYISETIAHWRKCNIDVLLCPMIGPAFNFLYCGKLTCLSSLTMIYNLLNFPAGAVPVSTVTAQDEEDLKHLKGLYRDTWEKMHKEAVSGAEGLPLAVQCVALPWQDELCLRFMKEVEQLVKHKKN; this is encoded by the exons ATGGAAACTCTGAAAGACTTGGTAAAGGGAGTGAAGGTGGACAGCCCGACAGCGGTTCTGTTAACTACTGCTGCCTGCGGGGTGGGTGCCCTGCTGATGGTGGTGCGCACCGTTAGCGGGCACCGGGCAGTGAAGGACAAGATCCAAAGAGCCAGGAGCAGGAGGACGGAGAGCCTGCAGCGAGCTGAGCAGGAGGTGCTCCGGTACAAACAGTCG CATCCATCCTGTGACTCTGCCGCCATATTGTCACTGTCGTTGTCTGAGTTGACAAAGCATCTGCGGGAAGGTTCGCTCTGCCCTGAGGATGTGTTTTACTCCTACATGCAAAAG ACTCTGGCTGTGCACAAGGAGCTGAACTGCTGCACAGAAATTTTGCTGGAGAGTTTCGACCAGCTCAGAACAATTGGCTCCAACAAGGACGGCCTGCTGTACGGCGTTCCTATCAGCATCAAAGACAATGTTTCATATAAG AACTACGACTGCACCTGCGGCATAATCATGAATCTGAGCCAGCCAGCAGCGAAGGATAGTGTGATCGTGGAAGTACTGAAGAAACAAGGAGCCATTCCTTTCACAAAAACTAACCTGCCACAAGCACTATTAAA TTACGATTGCAGTAACCCCATCTTTGGGCAGACGGTCAACCCCTACAATCACCAGAAGACCTCTGGAGGTTCCTCTGGTGGGGAGGGGGCGCTAATTGGGGGAGGGGGCTCCATTCTTGGCATCGGCAGTGACATAGGGGGGAGCATCCGCATACCTGCCTCTTTCTGCGGCATCTGTGGCTTTAAACCCACAACAGGCCGACTCAG CTCACAGGGCATTATTCCCATTTACCGAGGTCAAAAGTGCG TGCTCTCAGCTCCTGGACCCTTGGCACGGGATGTGGACAGTTTAGCTCTGTGCATGCAGGCTCTGCTCTGTGACCACATGTTTTCCTTGGACCCCACTGTTCCACCTTTACCCTTTAATCTTCAG ACATACCAGAGCTCCAAGCCTCTCAGAATCGGTTACTTTGAACACGATGGCTACACGCAGCCTCCTCCGAGCATGATTCGTGGCCTCCGAGAGGTCAAAGCTCTGTTGGAGCAGGCTGGGCACACA GTGGTGCCGTATGAACCTCTGAGGGTGAGTCACGCCGTCAATGAACTCATCATCAAGGGCGTGTTTTCAGATGGAGCTGCCACCCTGCTACAAAAACT GAAGGGAGGGCCTCTGGATCCCTGCCTCAAACCTCAGGTTGTTCTATACTCCATCCCAAACTGGTTGAAGAGAATCCTCGGATTCCTGCTGACGCCCTTT TCTACTCGCGTCCCTCCCGTTCTCAGCGCCCTCTGTGGAGTCAG CTCCGCCCCGGAGGTTTGGAAGCAGCATGCTGCTGTGGAGGACTACATTTCTGAGACGATAGCACACTGGAGGAAATGCAACATTGATGTGCTGCTCTGCCCCATGATTGGACCGGCCTTCAACTTCTTGTACTGCGGCAAACTCACGT GTCTCTCCAGCTTAACAATGATATACAATCTCCTTAATTTTCCGGCCGGTGCTGTCCCCGTATCCACGGTGACGGCTCAAGACGAGGAGGATCTTAAGCATCTGAAGGGCCTTTATCGGGACACCTGGGAAAAGATGCATAAAGAG GCTGTGAGCGGCGCTGAGGGTCTGCCCTTGGCGGTGCAGTGCGTGGCCCTGCCGTGGCAGGATGAGCTCTGCCTGCGCTTCATGAAGGAGGTGGAACAGCTTgtcaaacacaagaaaaactAG
- the faah gene encoding fatty-acid amide hydrolase 1 isoform X2 → METLKDLVKGVKVDSPTAVLLTTAACGVGALLMVVRTVSGHRAVKDKIQRARSRRTESLQRAEQEVLRYKQSHPSCDSAAILSLSLSELTKHLREGSLCPEDVFYSYMQKTLAVHKELNCCTEILLESFDQLRTIGSNKDGLLYGVPISIKDNVSYKNYDCTCGIIMNLSQPAAKDSVIVEVLKKQGAIPFTKTNLPQALLNYDCSNPIFGQTVNPYNHQKTSGGSSGGEGALIGGGGSILGIGSDIGGSIRIPASFCGICGFKPTTGRLSSQGIIPIYRGQKCVLSAPGPLARDVDSLALCMQALLCDHMFSLDPTVPPLPFNLQTYQSSKPLRIGYFEHDGYTQPPPSMIRGLREVKALLEQAGHTVVPYEPLRVSHAVNELIIKGVFSDGAATLLQKLKGGPLDPCLKPQVVLYSIPNWLKRILGFLLTPFSTRVPPVLSALCGVSSAPEVWKQHAAVEDYISETIAHWRKCNIDVLLCPMIGPAFNFLYCGKLTCLSSLTMIYNLLNFPAGAVPVSTVTAQDEEDLKHLKGLYRDTWEKMHKEVAAETI, encoded by the exons ATGGAAACTCTGAAAGACTTGGTAAAGGGAGTGAAGGTGGACAGCCCGACAGCGGTTCTGTTAACTACTGCTGCCTGCGGGGTGGGTGCCCTGCTGATGGTGGTGCGCACCGTTAGCGGGCACCGGGCAGTGAAGGACAAGATCCAAAGAGCCAGGAGCAGGAGGACGGAGAGCCTGCAGCGAGCTGAGCAGGAGGTGCTCCGGTACAAACAGTCG CATCCATCCTGTGACTCTGCCGCCATATTGTCACTGTCGTTGTCTGAGTTGACAAAGCATCTGCGGGAAGGTTCGCTCTGCCCTGAGGATGTGTTTTACTCCTACATGCAAAAG ACTCTGGCTGTGCACAAGGAGCTGAACTGCTGCACAGAAATTTTGCTGGAGAGTTTCGACCAGCTCAGAACAATTGGCTCCAACAAGGACGGCCTGCTGTACGGCGTTCCTATCAGCATCAAAGACAATGTTTCATATAAG AACTACGACTGCACCTGCGGCATAATCATGAATCTGAGCCAGCCAGCAGCGAAGGATAGTGTGATCGTGGAAGTACTGAAGAAACAAGGAGCCATTCCTTTCACAAAAACTAACCTGCCACAAGCACTATTAAA TTACGATTGCAGTAACCCCATCTTTGGGCAGACGGTCAACCCCTACAATCACCAGAAGACCTCTGGAGGTTCCTCTGGTGGGGAGGGGGCGCTAATTGGGGGAGGGGGCTCCATTCTTGGCATCGGCAGTGACATAGGGGGGAGCATCCGCATACCTGCCTCTTTCTGCGGCATCTGTGGCTTTAAACCCACAACAGGCCGACTCAG CTCACAGGGCATTATTCCCATTTACCGAGGTCAAAAGTGCG TGCTCTCAGCTCCTGGACCCTTGGCACGGGATGTGGACAGTTTAGCTCTGTGCATGCAGGCTCTGCTCTGTGACCACATGTTTTCCTTGGACCCCACTGTTCCACCTTTACCCTTTAATCTTCAG ACATACCAGAGCTCCAAGCCTCTCAGAATCGGTTACTTTGAACACGATGGCTACACGCAGCCTCCTCCGAGCATGATTCGTGGCCTCCGAGAGGTCAAAGCTCTGTTGGAGCAGGCTGGGCACACA GTGGTGCCGTATGAACCTCTGAGGGTGAGTCACGCCGTCAATGAACTCATCATCAAGGGCGTGTTTTCAGATGGAGCTGCCACCCTGCTACAAAAACT GAAGGGAGGGCCTCTGGATCCCTGCCTCAAACCTCAGGTTGTTCTATACTCCATCCCAAACTGGTTGAAGAGAATCCTCGGATTCCTGCTGACGCCCTTT TCTACTCGCGTCCCTCCCGTTCTCAGCGCCCTCTGTGGAGTCAG CTCCGCCCCGGAGGTTTGGAAGCAGCATGCTGCTGTGGAGGACTACATTTCTGAGACGATAGCACACTGGAGGAAATGCAACATTGATGTGCTGCTCTGCCCCATGATTGGACCGGCCTTCAACTTCTTGTACTGCGGCAAACTCACGT GTCTCTCCAGCTTAACAATGATATACAATCTCCTTAATTTTCCGGCCGGTGCTGTCCCCGTATCCACGGTGACGGCTCAAGACGAGGAGGATCTTAAGCATCTGAAGGGCCTTTATCGGGACACCTGGGAAAAGATGCATAAAGAG gtggcagcagagaCCATATGA